The sequence TGAAGGTCCCCACTACGCTGGCAGAGTACTGCATCAAAACTAAAGTGCCTTCCAATGACAACAGTTCGGATTTGCTTTACGACGACTTGTACGATGACGACATtgatgatgaagatgaggaggaggaggacgccGACTGTTACGATGACGACGATTCTGGCAACGAGGAGTCGTGACCTGCTCCCTCTATGCCCCTGTACTGCCCTGCCGACTCAGGCCAGAAGGGAGCAGCGGTAACCTAGCAGCAGTCCAGCAAAAAAAGTGTGGGGGGGGGATCAAAAAACTTTTGTCTCCTGCTGTCTCCTGTTGTATGGATCTGTTTGCTCCTTTTTTATGGACCTCTTAGAGACCCTCCACAGAATGTCTGAATTCTTGCATTCTTAACCCTTTCATCACTGtattatgatttctttttaaaaaagaaactccCCTTTTCACTTCTCTACGAAACGCTCACAGCGAAACAGGTTTGCTCGCGTTTAGGTTCTTGAATTCAATACAGTCTTGCATTGAGATGTGTAATGTATTTAAAGCTGGAACAAACCCCTTGGAAGCTGGGTTTTTGGGAGCTCAAGTGCTGCAtttactgggaagaaaaaaaatccacacaaagCAAATTGCCAAGGTTTAGCTGCTCCATTTACAATAATAGCGTGTGTACATTCGTTTAGCCTTGTGGTGgtggcttttcctttttaaggtGTGGGGCAGAGAGTGTAAAGCTACTGTGTGTTGAGCTTGATGGGATGTAACTGAAAGGTACAGTATTCCTTTTCAGCCTGCTCAAGTTAGGAAATAGCTGGCCCCTGGAGCCCCAGCGGGCACAATCAGCTTTGTCTCTGAAAAAGGCTTGTGATATGAACCCTAAAATAAACACGTAACAGTTCACGTCTGTACAACTGAGCCCTGggttgctatttatttttttttttcaggctaagTTGGGGTTGAAACAGTCCAGGTTAGGTGTGCTGCTGTgacctgctgccagctgcccctCTCCAGAGGGAGAGCGGACGTGTGTCCTGCTGCCCCTGTGGCCAGCTGCTGCGGCCAGCGCTCATCCCAAACTTGGCTCTGGCGTGGGGAAAGACCGATAGCCTCCTGCCCCAGTGCTTGCTAGCAGCCCGTGCTTCCTGTGGCCCCAGCCCAGTGCTGGCCTCGgccttttttctcttgcttgtgTAGGTGAGGTGTGACTGCCCTGTTGTCTCAGTGCCTGCAGTGGCTGCTGTGGTCctggcagaggggaagggggggcgcAGGGCTTGCCCCGTGCCTCCCTGACAGCCCCAGGGGTGCAGTGAGAGCCCTACAGGGTTTGCCAGGCTTCTCAGCAGCGTGCTTCAGACGGTGCACCGGTGTGGTCGTGGGAGCtcctggcagagctggcagccctCCCTTGTGGGTAGGGGCATCCTGCATGCTCTCTTCTGCAGAACTCTTCCGCGGCAGCCTGACCCCTTTGCAATGTGCTCTGCTTGTttggctgtggggcaggggccGGAATTCACCTTTAGGATGGGATCTCAAGCAGCAGCCacccctgccttcccctgctgagccctggggctgccaggagctgccggCCCTGCGGGGTGagcctctcccctcccagtggtACAGAGGAAGTCACCCTGATGAGAGCTGCTGGCTCAGGCGCTTACTTGTGCCCCCTCTTCGTGTATCTCAGGGGTTTTCATGGTACGGCACCAGCTGCAGGGGGGAGGTGGGAGCAAACTAAGTGGGGAggtggctgcggggctgggggaacTCTAGAGCTGGCTGAGAgcaagcagggaggggaggacgGCCCCCAGCGCCTCGGTGCCTCAAACATGGGTACGCTCCCGTGTCCCTCCTGCCTGAAGGGGACAAAAGgcagccccagtggtggcaCCTTGTCCCTTAGTGctccctgagcaccctgctcaTGTGTTACCAGGGGCAGTGGGAAcctctcctgccctgtcccagggGATGCTTTACAGAGGCCGCTGCTCATCCTCCACGTCCCAAGggctcagcactgctgccccCCGGCCGTGGTGGCCCTggcgctgccccaggcccctGCTGCTTGCGTCTTGCAGGGAAAGCAGCCGGGGGCTTGGGGAGCGGGACAGGGAGCGGCACGGCCGGGGCCCTGCTGATGACCTGGTTTGACATGAGGATACTGCATCTTTCAGGATCTCCCGTGTACTTTGGACCGT is a genomic window of Anser cygnoides isolate HZ-2024a breed goose chromosome Z, Taihu_goose_T2T_genome, whole genome shotgun sequence containing:
- the LOC125179685 gene encoding ubiquitin-conjugating enzyme E2 R2-like, with the protein product MFRKWRDSKGKDKEYAEIIRKQVLATKAEAEKDGVKVPTTLAEYCIKTKVPSNDNSSDLLYDDLYDDDIDDEDEEEEDADCYDDDDSGNEES